The sequence CGGACTAGCTGCTGAAGCTCGGGCGACGGCGCTTCGTGCGTCATACCGAGTTCGGCAATGATCCAACCATGCAGCTGGATGACCTGCTCAAGATAGGCCTGGTCGAATTCGTCTTTCTGGACCGATTCCAGCTGCTGAACTACCGCCGTGATGTGCTTCTTCACGGCATCGCACTGGTAACGAACCGCATCGACTTCATTTTCGATGGTCATGGCAGATGGACGGTCGGCTTGAGGAACCGTTCGCCAAGGAGCGGTTGGCGGCTTCCGTTTGCCATCTCCTTGGAGAACCCATTTGTTGTCGCGAATCGTTTCGGCGTCGGCGCGTTCTTGCCACGTGCCAGGCTCGCCCCGCGAGTAGTGAATTGATGTGCCGATCGACTTGATCGCTTGCCAATGCTGAGGGTCGATCAGCGGCTCGAGCTTCTTTTCCAACGCGCGGTGCTCGGCGACGGATGACTGGGCAAATTTTTTAACAGTGTCCGAATGGGCCTGTTTCTGAGCAAGCTGACCAAGCACGATCGCTTCTTTATTCATCAGCACCATCTTGATCGCCGGATGGCTTCCGAGCACATCCAGGTCGGAAGCCTCTTCCGACGGCTTGGGCGCGGCATATGCAATGGAGTAAAGAACCAGCCCGAAGACCAGACCGAGGCTTGCTGTTCGCGAAATCGTCATCGTGCAGAATCTCCTTGAGCCAGACCCATCGAGTTGCAATCGTTCCCAGTGGGAAACGGATGCAACTCGTGTTCCGAATCCAGATCTCGCGGATCGAGACCTGGTGATACTGCAAGAAGTGTCGCTCAGGCGAGCGATGCAGGCCAAGATCAGCCTGTAATGACGCCAGAAAACTGGCTTACACTGGGCAGCTTAATCCGAATTTGAGCCGTATTCGGGGCCTCTTCCAACCAGATACGGCCGTTTAGTTGTTCGACCAGCAAACGAACGACTTCGATGCTCATGTTCCCGCCGCTTTCGCCATTGAGCTGAGCTTGAGGCGATAACTGGCCTGAGATGGCCTTCAGGGTTTCGGCCTTTGACTCAAATCGGACGTCGATCTTGGCTTCTTCGGCATCGGTCGAGGTTTCAAGTGTCACCGACTTCGCACCATCCAGAGCCGCTAGTTCGAGCAGTTCCCGGCAAATTGCTTTGACGGCCTCTCGATCCGATTTCAGCAGCAGCGTCGAATGACTGATCAACTCGATCGGAGCTTGCGGCTGAAGATGCTGTTGATCTTGGATCGCTTCGCGGGCAACCTCGGTCAACGAGATTGGTTCCGGCGACCACGAGATCGACGTTAATCGTGCATAAGCCACCAGTCCGTCCATCAAATGTTCGAGCTGATCCAAAAGTGGCTCATGCGTGTCGGCTTCGATGGCGCTTCGCTGACGGATCGCAGCGGAGGTATCTCGGCACTTCGTCGCGGCAGCCGTCACAATCTTCTGCAGCGCGATTCGGCAACGCAGTGTCTGGCGGTCGGCTTGCATATGTCGCATCGCGTTGGCCAGACTTCGGCAGAGCGACGCCCGGGTGAGATCGTCTTTAATCAGGTAGTCCTGGCAGCCTTGCTTGATGGCATCGACGGCCAGTTGTTCGTGACCCATGGCGGTCATCATGACCACGGGAAGATCCAGCAAGATCGCTTCAGGTAACAGTTGCAGGCCGGTTCCATCCGGCAAACGAAAATCAAGCAGCACACACTCGTATCGATTGCTACTGAGTGCCTGCCGTGCGGCATCGAGACTGGATGCCTCTTCAATGACAAAATCTTCTCCCACCAGTCGCTTCACGAGCATCCGAAAGACGGAGTCGTCTTCAACCAGCAAGACTCTAGGTGGGGTGAACGAGTCACTCATCGATGAATCACTTTCACCGGCTCAAAGGAAATTCGATGATTCGCGCGTAGGTATCCAACATCTCGATTAGATCACGAAACTCGCTACCAGCCTTCGATTTCGTGATGTAACCAGCAACAAAGTTGGAGTATGCTGCCAGGCGATCCTGGGAATCATTGGAAGTCGTC comes from Bremerella sp. JC817 and encodes:
- a CDS encoding DUF4142 domain-containing protein, giving the protein MTISRTASLGLVFGLVLYSIAYAAPKPSEEASDLDVLGSHPAIKMVLMNKEAIVLGQLAQKQAHSDTVKKFAQSSVAEHRALEKKLEPLIDPQHWQAIKSIGTSIHYSRGEPGTWQERADAETIRDNKWVLQGDGKRKPPTAPWRTVPQADRPSAMTIENEVDAVRYQCDAVKKHITAVVQQLESVQKDEFDQAYLEQVIQLHGWIIAELGMTHEAPSPELQQLVRQTKAAADQHLAAARKLEDQLDGETP
- a CDS encoding response regulator, which codes for MSDSFTPPRVLLVEDDSVFRMLVKRLVGEDFVIEEASSLDAARQALSSNRYECVLLDFRLPDGTGLQLLPEAILLDLPVVMMTAMGHEQLAVDAIKQGCQDYLIKDDLTRASLCRSLANAMRHMQADRQTLRCRIALQKIVTAAATKCRDTSAAIRQRSAIEADTHEPLLDQLEHLMDGLVAYARLTSISWSPEPISLTEVAREAIQDQQHLQPQAPIELISHSTLLLKSDREAVKAICRELLELAALDGAKSVTLETSTDAEEAKIDVRFESKAETLKAISGQLSPQAQLNGESGGNMSIEVVRLLVEQLNGRIWLEEAPNTAQIRIKLPSVSQFSGVITG